In Stenotrophomonas sp. 169, one DNA window encodes the following:
- the flgK gene encoding flagellar hook-associated protein FlgK: protein MTSVLSTGTSALLAFQRALATTSHNVANINTVGYSRQRVDFATADPQQMGYGTVGSGTRIADIRRVADQLAISRLLDGSGELARLKQLSTMADRVDSLFSEASTNVAGVWSNFFDSVSGLSSNASATADRQNVLDSANTLANRFRQLNTSLDSLNSEVNNGISAAATEINRLAAEVAQINGAIGSNAANAAPDLLDRRDQLIASLVGYTGGNAVIQDGGFMNVYTAGGQALVVGATASKITTVTDAYQPERLQLALETQGAKVVLDSKALGGQVGGLMEFRETVLTPAQAELGKLAIGLASTFNETHRNGVDLYGQMGTDLFNIGSPRVTNNTSNTGSATIQASFGDLSKLDAQNIVLRFDGTQWQANRADTGASLPLTGSGSAADPLVINGVALVVGGTPAANDRFLLQPTANVAGSMSVAITDPSRLAAAAPIKGAAATANTGSGKLTDVKVADAANGALRNPAAIVFTANNQYTINGAGPFAYTAGQTISANGWSFVLDGAPKPGDTFNITPVGAGSSDNSNALALAKVENAKTFNSGTVTLNGALGGLTTQVGAAARSAQYSLDAQQVITDQAQAARDSVSGVNLDEEAADMLRLQQAYQAASQLISTADTMFQTILGAVSR, encoded by the coding sequence TGCCCTGGCGACCACCAGCCACAACGTAGCCAACATCAATACGGTGGGCTACAGCCGGCAGCGCGTGGACTTCGCCACCGCCGATCCGCAACAGATGGGGTATGGCACCGTAGGCAGCGGCACGCGCATCGCCGACATCCGCCGCGTCGCCGATCAGCTGGCCATTTCGCGCCTGCTGGACGGCAGTGGTGAGCTGGCGCGGTTGAAGCAGCTGTCGACCATGGCGGACCGCGTGGACTCGCTGTTTTCCGAAGCCTCGACGAACGTCGCCGGGGTGTGGTCGAACTTCTTCGACTCGGTCAGCGGGCTGTCGTCCAATGCGTCGGCTACCGCCGACCGGCAGAACGTACTGGACAGCGCCAATACGCTGGCCAACCGCTTCCGCCAGCTCAATACCAGCCTGGACAGCCTGAACAGCGAGGTCAACAACGGCATCAGTGCCGCGGCGACCGAGATCAACCGATTGGCGGCCGAAGTCGCACAGATCAACGGGGCGATCGGCAGCAATGCCGCCAACGCCGCACCGGACCTGCTCGACCGTCGCGACCAGCTGATCGCCAGCCTGGTGGGGTACACCGGCGGCAACGCGGTGATCCAGGACGGCGGCTTCATGAACGTCTACACCGCCGGCGGCCAGGCGCTGGTGGTCGGTGCGACCGCCAGCAAGATCACCACCGTCACTGATGCCTACCAGCCCGAGCGCCTGCAGCTGGCGCTGGAAACCCAGGGCGCGAAGGTGGTGCTGGATTCCAAGGCGCTGGGCGGCCAGGTCGGTGGCCTGATGGAGTTCCGCGAGACCGTGCTGACGCCGGCGCAGGCTGAGCTCGGCAAGCTCGCTATCGGCCTGGCCAGCACCTTCAACGAGACCCATCGCAACGGTGTGGACCTGTACGGCCAGATGGGCACGGACCTGTTCAACATCGGCTCGCCGCGGGTGACCAACAACACCAGCAACACCGGCAGCGCCACGATCCAGGCCAGCTTCGGTGACCTGTCCAAGCTGGATGCACAGAACATCGTGCTGCGCTTCGATGGCACCCAGTGGCAGGCCAACCGGGCCGACACCGGCGCCAGCCTGCCGTTGACCGGCAGCGGCAGCGCCGCCGATCCGCTGGTGATCAACGGCGTCGCGCTGGTGGTCGGCGGCACGCCTGCGGCCAATGACCGCTTCCTGCTGCAGCCCACCGCCAACGTGGCCGGCAGCATGAGCGTGGCGATCACCGATCCGTCGCGGCTCGCCGCCGCCGCGCCGATCAAGGGTGCCGCCGCGACCGCCAATACCGGCAGCGGCAAGCTGACCGACGTCAAGGTCGCCGATGCGGCCAACGGCGCGCTGCGCAATCCGGCAGCCATCGTCTTCACCGCCAACAACCAGTACACCATCAACGGTGCCGGCCCCTTCGCCTACACCGCCGGCCAGACCATCAGCGCCAACGGCTGGAGCTTCGTGCTGGATGGGGCGCCCAAGCCGGGCGACACCTTCAACATCACCCCGGTCGGTGCCGGTTCGTCGGACAACAGCAACGCACTGGCACTCGCCAAGGTCGAGAACGCAAAGACCTTCAACAGCGGCACGGTCACCTTGAACGGTGCCCTTGGCGGCCTGACCACCCAGGTCGGCGCGGCCGCCCGCTCGGCGCAGTACTCGCTGGATGCGCAGCAGGTCATCACCGACCAGGCGCAGGCCGCGCGTGATTCGGTGTCCGGGGTGAACCTCGACGAAGAAGCGGCCGACATGCTCCGCCTGCAGCAGGCCTACCAGGCCGCCTCGCAGCTGATCTCCACCGCCGACACCATGTTCCAGACCATCCTCGGAGCCGTCTCGCGATGA
- the flgL gene encoding flagellar hook-associated protein FlgL gives MNDRISTGMMFSQSVSLMLGKQSKINHLEQQIATGSKIVSAKDDPVAAGTAVGLDRVVAGLEQLGKNANNAQNRLGLQENALAQANELMTRAVELTIQANTPVPGNTDLKAIVSELKTIQDSLLSLANSKDGSGRYLFGGSNDSDAPFLKAGGVVSYNGDQTQRQVEVAPGQLVNDALPGSEIFMRIRTGDGTVDAGAAAGNTGSGLLTSVSRDGSDAWTGGALNVRFTAAGAGAYEVLDDTGAVVATGTHASGEDIVVGGVRLRIEGVPAAGDSFGVVASSSRDIFATLDTLVAALESDPQTAADRTGMQNLLQSSMRDITRASETMIDARAKGGAQLAAIDDAASAREATAVTVKSTLSTLRDLDYADAIGQYKLENAALQAAQTIFSQMQAMSLFNSIR, from the coding sequence ATGAATGACCGTATTTCCACCGGGATGATGTTCAGCCAGTCGGTTTCGCTGATGCTGGGCAAGCAGTCCAAGATCAACCACCTGGAACAGCAGATCGCCACCGGCAGCAAGATCGTGTCGGCCAAGGACGATCCGGTCGCTGCCGGCACCGCCGTCGGCCTGGATCGCGTGGTGGCCGGGCTGGAACAGCTCGGCAAGAACGCGAACAACGCGCAGAACCGCTTGGGCCTGCAGGAAAACGCGCTGGCCCAGGCCAACGAACTGATGACCCGCGCGGTGGAGCTGACCATCCAGGCGAACACGCCGGTGCCCGGCAATACCGATCTGAAGGCGATCGTCAGCGAGCTCAAGACCATCCAGGACAGCCTGCTGTCGCTGGCCAACAGCAAGGACGGCAGCGGACGCTACCTGTTCGGCGGCAGCAACGATTCGGATGCGCCCTTCCTCAAGGCCGGCGGCGTGGTCAGCTACAACGGTGACCAGACCCAGCGCCAGGTGGAAGTGGCACCGGGCCAACTGGTCAACGACGCCCTGCCCGGCAGCGAAATCTTCATGCGCATCCGCACCGGCGACGGCACCGTCGACGCGGGCGCCGCCGCCGGCAACACCGGCAGTGGCCTGCTGACCTCGGTCAGTCGTGACGGCAGCGATGCCTGGACCGGTGGCGCGCTCAACGTGCGCTTCACCGCAGCAGGCGCCGGTGCCTATGAAGTGCTGGATGACACCGGCGCGGTAGTGGCCACCGGCACCCACGCATCGGGCGAAGACATCGTGGTGGGCGGCGTGCGTCTGCGCATCGAGGGCGTGCCCGCTGCGGGCGACAGCTTCGGTGTGGTGGCCTCCAGTTCGCGCGACATCTTCGCCACGCTGGACACCTTGGTGGCCGCGCTGGAATCCGATCCACAGACCGCCGCCGACCGCACCGGCATGCAGAACCTGCTGCAGTCGAGCATGCGCGACATCACCCGCGCGTCGGAAACCATGATCGATGCACGTGCCAAGGGCGGTGCCCAGCTGGCCGCCATCGACGATGCCGCCAGTGCACGCGAAGCCACCGCTGTAACCGTCAAATCCACCCTTTCCACCCTGCGTGACCTGGACTACGCCGATGCCATCGGCCAGTACAAGCTCGAAAACGCGGCCCTGCAGGCCGCGCAGACGATCTTCAGCCAGATGCAGGCGATGTCCCTGTTCAACAGTATCCGCTGA
- a CDS encoding flagellin encodes MAQIINTNTMSLNAQRNLSTSGNSLATSIQRLSSGLRINSAKDDAAGLAISERFTTQIRGINQAARNANDGISLAQTAEGALGEIGNNLQRIRELAVQARNATNSDSDRKALNAEVQLLKAEIQRVAEQTNFNGTNLLDGSFTNQAFQIGADQGQMINISQIANANIKALGNWNQVDTSATFTAITAIGTGGGGAATPGVATLSLAAATDPNATFTFQVDGTQVTVPAGTGRDAEGLATAVAAQINTIRPGLAVADGNDVALSNTTAAPVVLNNFSNGVGTQTVGAQAAAGTATFSAGSFTLTGAKGEATINFAAAGGSGQRASDLVKSINDQSYNTGVTASLDSNGMLLLASQNGDFTIAGGATLGDQTGLTAGTTAAGAIGSAWAAGGPKSGFADLDITSTLGADNALNAMDAALTSINSSRADLGAVQNRFSSTIANLTTSSENMSAARSRIRDTDYATETAELTRAQILQQAGTAMLAQANQVPQNVLSLLQS; translated from the coding sequence ATGGCACAGATCATCAATACCAACACGATGTCGCTGAACGCCCAGCGCAACCTTTCCACCAGCGGCAACTCGCTGGCCACCTCGATCCAGCGCCTGTCCTCGGGCCTGCGCATCAACAGTGCGAAGGATGACGCGGCGGGCCTGGCGATCTCCGAGCGCTTCACCACCCAGATCCGCGGCATCAACCAGGCCGCGCGCAATGCCAACGATGGCATTTCGCTGGCACAGACCGCAGAAGGCGCGCTGGGCGAGATCGGCAACAACCTGCAGCGCATCCGCGAGCTGGCCGTGCAGGCGCGCAATGCCACCAACTCCGATTCGGACCGCAAGGCGCTGAACGCCGAAGTGCAGCTGCTGAAGGCTGAAATCCAGCGCGTCGCCGAGCAGACCAACTTCAACGGCACCAACCTGCTGGACGGCAGCTTCACCAACCAGGCGTTCCAGATCGGTGCCGACCAGGGGCAGATGATCAACATCTCGCAGATCGCCAACGCCAACATCAAGGCGCTCGGCAACTGGAACCAGGTGGACACCTCCGCCACGTTCACTGCCATCACAGCGATCGGCACCGGCGGCGGCGGCGCGGCGACCCCGGGCGTGGCCACGCTCAGTCTGGCGGCCGCTACCGATCCGAATGCCACGTTCACCTTCCAGGTGGATGGCACCCAGGTCACCGTCCCCGCTGGCACCGGCCGCGATGCGGAGGGTCTGGCGACCGCAGTCGCAGCGCAGATCAACACCATTCGCCCCGGCCTGGCCGTCGCTGATGGAAACGACGTCGCGCTGAGCAACACCACGGCTGCGCCGGTGGTGCTCAACAACTTCTCCAACGGCGTTGGCACGCAGACGGTGGGCGCCCAGGCCGCTGCCGGCACGGCCACGTTCTCTGCAGGCAGCTTCACCCTGACCGGCGCCAAGGGCGAGGCCACGATCAACTTCGCCGCCGCCGGCGGCAGTGGCCAGCGCGCAAGCGATCTGGTGAAGTCGATCAACGACCAGAGCTACAACACCGGCGTCACCGCCTCGCTTGACAGCAATGGCATGCTGCTGCTCGCTTCGCAGAACGGCGACTTCACCATCGCCGGCGGTGCCACCCTGGGCGACCAGACCGGCCTGACCGCAGGCACCACCGCCGCCGGTGCGATCGGCAGCGCATGGGCCGCCGGTGGTCCGAAGTCAGGCTTTGCCGACCTGGACATCACCTCCACGCTGGGCGCCGACAATGCGCTCAACGCAATGGATGCCGCGCTGACCTCGATCAACTCTTCGCGTGCCGACCTCGGCGCCGTGCAGAATCGTTTCAGCTCGACGATCGCCAACCTGACCACCTCCTCGGAGAACATGTCGGCCGCCCGCAGCCGCATCCGTGACACCGACTACGCGACCGAAACCGCTGAACTGACCCGCGCGCAGATCCTGCAGCAGGCCGGTACCGCGATGCTCGCGCAGGCCAACCAGGTGCCGCAGAACGTACTGAGCCTGCTGCAGTCGTAA
- a CDS encoding flagellin, which yields MAQVINTNTMSLNAQRNLSTSGNSLATSIQRLSSGLRINSAKDDAAGLAISERFTTQVRGMNQAARNANDGISLAQTAEGALGEIGNNLQRIRELAVQSRNATNSDSDRQALNSEVQLLKAEIQRVAEQTNFNGTKLLDGSFQSQAFQIGADQGQTIDIAQITNANIASLGNWNKVDTAAKVTGAAPAGEAGAGGGAATPGTGAVDLSAADPEAALSFTVNGTTVNVAAGTGRSAADFATAVAGAINGQAAGLATVDGDDNLVLSNTTATAVTLGGAIPGGAQTVAAQTPAGAAGANTFSAGSFTLTGSKGSATINFTAAGSSAQRADELVKSINSQSYNTGVSASLDSGKLVLTGADGDVTVATATGTDATALTAQTGLTAGSSAGAAGAWAAGTADTGFANLDISDVSGADNAIKAMDAALNSVNSSRADLGAVQNRFTSVVANLSTSSENMSAARSRIRDTDYASETAELTRNQILQQAGTAMLAQANQSSQNVLSLLR from the coding sequence ATGGCACAAGTCATCAACACCAACACCATGTCGCTCAATGCACAGCGCAACCTGAGCACCAGCGGCAACAGCCTCGCCACCTCGATCCAGCGCCTGTCTTCGGGCCTGCGCATCAACAGTGCCAAGGACGACGCGGCAGGCCTGGCGATCTCCGAGCGTTTCACCACGCAGGTCCGCGGCATGAACCAGGCTGCCCGCAATGCCAACGACGGCATCTCGCTGGCGCAGACCGCTGAAGGCGCCCTGGGCGAAATCGGCAACAACCTGCAGCGTATCCGCGAACTGGCCGTCCAGTCGCGCAACGCCACCAACTCCGATTCCGACCGTCAGGCGCTGAACTCGGAAGTGCAGCTGCTGAAGGCTGAAATCCAGCGCGTCGCCGAGCAGACCAACTTCAACGGCACCAAGCTGCTTGACGGCAGCTTCCAGAGCCAGGCCTTCCAGATCGGCGCCGACCAGGGCCAGACGATCGACATCGCCCAGATCACCAATGCGAACATCGCCTCGCTGGGCAACTGGAACAAGGTCGACACGGCTGCCAAGGTCACCGGTGCAGCGCCGGCTGGCGAGGCAGGTGCAGGCGGCGGCGCCGCTACCCCGGGTACCGGTGCAGTCGACCTGTCGGCTGCCGATCCTGAAGCCGCGCTCAGCTTCACGGTAAATGGCACCACGGTCAACGTCGCTGCGGGCACTGGTCGTAGCGCCGCCGACTTCGCCACTGCTGTTGCCGGCGCCATCAACGGCCAGGCCGCAGGCCTGGCAACTGTCGATGGCGATGACAACCTGGTCCTGTCCAACACCACCGCTACCGCCGTCACCCTGGGTGGCGCGATTCCGGGCGGCGCCCAGACCGTTGCCGCACAGACCCCGGCCGGCGCTGCTGGCGCCAACACCTTCTCCGCTGGCAGCTTCACGCTGACCGGTTCGAAGGGTTCGGCGACCATCAACTTCACCGCTGCCGGCAGCTCCGCACAGCGCGCTGACGAGCTGGTCAAGTCGATCAACAGCCAGAGCTACAACACCGGCGTGTCCGCTTCGCTGGATTCCGGCAAGCTGGTGCTGACCGGCGCGGACGGCGACGTGACCGTGGCCACCGCCACCGGCACCGATGCCACCGCATTGACCGCACAGACCGGCCTGACCGCGGGTTCCTCCGCCGGCGCAGCGGGTGCCTGGGCTGCAGGCACGGCCGACACCGGCTTCGCCAACCTGGACATCTCCGACGTATCCGGTGCGGACAACGCCATCAAGGCAATGGACGCTGCGCTGAACTCGGTGAACTCCTCGCGTGCCGACCTCGGCGCCGTGCAGAACCGCTTCACCTCGGTGGTGGCCAACCTGAGCACCTCCTCGGAGAACATGTCCGCTGCCCGCAGCCGCATCCGCGATACCGACTACGCTTCGGAAACCGCTGAGCTGACCCGCAACCAGATCCTGCAGCAGGCCGGTACGGCCATGCTGGCCCAGGCCAACCAGTCCAGCCAGAACGTGCTGAGCCTGCTGCGCTGA
- the fliD gene encoding flagellar filament capping protein FliD, which yields MSLGTIGSGLDIASLVSRLVASERAPRENQINTAGTAATAKVSALGTIKSGMTSLQSALSTLVRNVATPGLKTSTPTESNFSATIDTSATAGKPAAGTHEIEVRSLAQNQKLSTKAYEKDAVVGDGALSIGYGDKTIDVTIPAGSKLTDIAAAINSAAGGKGVTAAVITADDGQHLVLSAVDAGSKGALTISTTGGNGGLADLAHDPAGTSKMTEMVAAKDAVVVVDGFTRTSSSNTITDLVPGVSLTLTKAEEGKKQTLTLTPDNSTLKTNLTSFITAYNSVQSTLKSSSAYNAETGTAATLTGDAMVRGLQQQLRNQLSGNVNDLKALGVTIAADGSLSLDAAKLDTAIAKDPEAAKSLFGAEGSIGKSMTALLKSNLDATTGSITQRTNSLNKEIKALEKQLDDLDARMEKVSDRYTKQFTAMEGLVTQMQSASNSLSQQFASNS from the coding sequence ATGTCCCTCGGCACCATCGGCTCCGGCCTCGATATCGCCAGCCTGGTCTCCCGGCTCGTCGCCAGTGAACGCGCCCCCAGGGAGAACCAGATCAACACCGCGGGCACGGCTGCAACGGCGAAAGTGTCCGCGCTGGGTACGATCAAGAGCGGCATGACCAGCCTGCAGAGCGCGCTGAGTACGCTGGTACGCAACGTCGCCACGCCCGGCTTGAAGACCAGCACCCCGACCGAATCCAACTTCAGTGCCACCATCGATACCAGCGCCACCGCCGGCAAACCGGCAGCCGGCACGCATGAGATCGAAGTCAGATCGCTGGCGCAGAACCAGAAGCTGAGTACCAAGGCGTATGAGAAGGACGCCGTCGTCGGTGACGGTGCGTTGAGCATCGGCTACGGCGACAAGACCATCGATGTCACCATTCCGGCCGGCTCGAAACTGACGGACATCGCCGCGGCGATCAACTCCGCGGCCGGTGGCAAGGGCGTGACCGCTGCGGTGATCACCGCCGATGACGGCCAGCACCTGGTGCTGAGCGCGGTGGATGCCGGCAGCAAGGGCGCCCTGACGATCAGCACGACAGGCGGCAACGGCGGCCTGGCCGACCTGGCGCACGATCCCGCCGGCACGTCGAAGATGACCGAGATGGTCGCCGCCAAGGATGCCGTGGTGGTGGTGGACGGTTTTACCCGCACGTCCAGCTCGAACACCATCACCGATCTGGTCCCGGGCGTCAGCCTGACCCTGACCAAAGCTGAGGAAGGCAAAAAGCAGACGCTGACGCTGACACCGGACAACAGCACGCTGAAGACGAACCTCACCTCGTTCATCACGGCGTACAACTCGGTGCAGAGCACGCTGAAAAGTTCCAGCGCGTACAACGCCGAAACCGGTACCGCCGCGACCCTCACCGGCGATGCGATGGTGCGCGGCCTGCAGCAGCAACTGCGCAACCAGCTCAGCGGCAACGTCAACGACCTGAAAGCGCTGGGCGTGACCATCGCCGCCGACGGCAGCCTGAGCCTGGATGCCGCGAAGCTGGACACGGCCATCGCCAAGGACCCCGAAGCGGCCAAGTCGCTGTTTGGCGCCGAAGGCAGCATCGGCAAGTCGATGACCGCCCTGCTGAAGAGCAACCTGGATGCCACCACCGGCAGCATCACCCAGCGCACCAATTCGCTGAACAAGGAAATCAAGGCGCTGGAGAAGCAGCTGGATGACCTGGATGCCCGCATGGAAAAAGTGTCAGACCGCTACACCAAGCAATTCACCGCGATGGAAGGCCTGGTGACGCAGATGCAGAGCGCCAGCAACTCGCTGTCCCAGCAGTTCGCCAGCAACAGCTGA
- the fliS gene encoding flagellar export chaperone FliS, which yields MYATNRQFAEQYRKVGVSTSVVDADPHKLVALLLSGACERIRTAEAALQRNDQARKGKAIGEACSIVGHLDGSLDHEAGGEIAGNLSALYEFVIVRLTEANLNNDPVALQDALGLMVEIDSAWSAIPADQRQIRGAGAP from the coding sequence ATGTACGCCACAAACCGGCAGTTCGCCGAGCAGTACCGCAAGGTCGGCGTCAGCACGTCCGTTGTCGATGCCGACCCGCACAAGCTGGTGGCGCTGCTGCTGTCCGGTGCCTGCGAACGCATCCGCACCGCCGAGGCCGCGCTGCAGCGCAACGACCAGGCACGCAAGGGCAAAGCGATCGGCGAGGCCTGCTCGATCGTGGGTCACCTTGACGGCTCGCTGGACCATGAAGCCGGCGGCGAGATTGCCGGCAACCTGTCGGCCCTGTACGAGTTCGTCATCGTGCGGCTCACCGAAGCCAACCTCAACAACGATCCCGTCGCCTTGCAGGACGCGCTGGGCCTGATGGTTGAAATCGATTCGGCATGGAGCGCCATTCCTGCCGACCAGCGCCAGATCCGCGGCGCTGGCGCGCCATGA
- a CDS encoding PilZ domain-containing protein, which produces MNDPAAPLIHHPAESELFDETLSCDVDLPADFLRGSGVVRASVAEQLLRSVALVEDSRAEDKDDRGETNLAQQRIEAKLDLVLVLVGRLVRQQGDALPLRPLRWSRRGIRLQLGPRSGAAIGSQGVVRLQPSDWLPDHVDLPVQVVAEAANGAGGHYLWLRFSELGEGLELALERHLFRMHRRQIADARRHR; this is translated from the coding sequence ATGAACGATCCCGCCGCGCCCCTGATCCACCATCCGGCCGAAAGCGAGCTGTTCGACGAGACGCTCAGCTGCGACGTCGACCTGCCCGCCGACTTCCTGCGTGGCAGTGGCGTGGTGCGTGCATCGGTTGCCGAACAGCTGCTGCGCAGCGTGGCACTTGTGGAAGACAGTCGGGCCGAAGACAAGGACGACCGTGGCGAGACCAACCTGGCCCAGCAGCGCATTGAAGCGAAGCTGGACCTGGTGCTGGTGCTGGTGGGCCGCCTGGTGCGCCAGCAGGGTGATGCCCTGCCCCTGCGCCCCCTGCGCTGGTCACGGCGCGGCATTCGCCTGCAGTTGGGTCCGCGCAGCGGGGCGGCCATCGGCAGCCAAGGCGTGGTGCGCCTGCAGCCCAGCGACTGGCTCCCTGATCATGTTGATCTGCCGGTCCAGGTGGTAGCCGAGGCGGCCAACGGCGCCGGCGGGCATTACCTGTGGCTGCGTTTCAGCGAACTGGGCGAAGGCCTGGAGTTGGCGTTGGAACGCCACCTGTTCCGGATGCACCGGCGACAGATCGCCGACGCCCGCCGTCACCGCTGA
- a CDS encoding response regulator transcription factor, whose amino-acid sequence MRVLIVDDHTLVRAGLGRLLQGFADVHVVAEASNAEQALQQALQHAPDVVLMDLSLPGRSGLEALSDILLRAPGSRVVMMTMHDDAAHVRDALDRGAVGFVVKDAAPAELELALRAAHAGQVFLSPQISAKMLAPLLGGREKPVGVAALSPRQREILRRIGAGQSNKEMAADLGISVKTVETHRARMMESLGCRRANDLVLMAARHQTDLG is encoded by the coding sequence TTGCGCGTTCTGATCGTCGACGACCACACCCTAGTTCGTGCTGGCTTGGGCCGGCTGCTGCAGGGATTCGCTGACGTGCACGTGGTAGCCGAGGCCAGCAACGCCGAGCAGGCCTTGCAGCAGGCCCTGCAGCATGCGCCCGACGTCGTACTGATGGATCTGTCCCTGCCCGGTCGCAGCGGCTTGGAAGCACTCAGCGATATCCTGCTGCGGGCCCCTGGCTCACGCGTGGTGATGATGACCATGCACGACGACGCTGCCCACGTGCGCGATGCCCTCGACCGCGGCGCGGTAGGCTTCGTGGTCAAGGATGCGGCGCCAGCCGAACTGGAGCTGGCATTGCGTGCCGCCCATGCCGGACAGGTCTTCCTCAGCCCGCAGATCTCCGCGAAGATGCTCGCCCCGCTGCTGGGAGGCCGGGAAAAGCCGGTCGGCGTCGCTGCCCTCTCGCCGCGCCAGCGCGAGATCCTGCGTCGTATCGGCGCTGGCCAGAGCAACAAGGAAATGGCAGCCGACCTCGGCATCAGCGTGAAAACCGTCGAGACCCATCGCGCCCGGATGATGGAATCGCTGGGCTGCCGCCGCGCGAACGATCTGGTGCTGATGGCGGCCCGCCATCAGACCGACCTGGGCTGA
- the rpoN gene encoding RNA polymerase factor sigma-54, with amino-acid sequence MKAALNVQLGQNLHLTPQLLQSIRLLQLNGLQLEQEIQRALENNPLLEIEEASESAADGPAGPEASLETAAFDELPDSGMWDVPGASWQDGDDDRMARIAAGHSSDPQLRVLQSLALELDERDLAVAAFWLEHCDDAGYLDAPLAQLHLLASAHLDIPATEVEAVRQRLLHGDPAGMAAQDLAECLLAQLDALPGTVAARHLARRILRGPLDLLAGHDYAALANACDADVADICEAVRLILSLQPRPGDSLLPENNATVVPDVSAWHADGQWRVALNTRSSRRVSINRDYEQALADCPDASPAMREMLAEARWLTRGLSMRHDTLLRTARVIVERQAAFLTRGDEAMAPLTLKEVADAIGMHESTISRITTGKYLQTPRGTFELKHFFAVRLEGASVSGAAVKAMVRRLIESEPAGRPLADEAIAGLLARQGVNIARRTVAKYREQLDIAPARERRRQTVRQPLMARTG; translated from the coding sequence ATGAAAGCCGCACTCAATGTCCAGCTGGGCCAGAACCTCCACCTGACGCCGCAATTGCTGCAGTCGATCCGCCTGTTGCAGCTCAACGGCCTGCAGTTGGAGCAGGAAATCCAGCGCGCTCTGGAAAACAACCCGTTGCTGGAAATCGAAGAAGCCAGCGAATCGGCAGCGGATGGCCCGGCCGGACCGGAGGCCTCGCTGGAGACGGCGGCCTTCGACGAACTGCCCGACAGCGGCATGTGGGACGTGCCCGGCGCGAGCTGGCAGGACGGCGACGATGACCGCATGGCGCGCATCGCTGCCGGACATTCCAGCGATCCCCAGCTGCGCGTGCTGCAATCATTGGCGCTGGAACTGGACGAGCGCGACTTGGCCGTTGCCGCGTTCTGGCTGGAGCATTGCGACGACGCCGGCTATCTTGACGCGCCGCTGGCGCAACTGCACCTGCTGGCCAGCGCCCATCTGGACATCCCCGCCACGGAAGTGGAAGCGGTCCGCCAGCGCCTGCTGCACGGTGACCCGGCCGGCATGGCCGCGCAGGACCTGGCCGAGTGCCTGTTGGCACAGCTGGATGCGCTGCCGGGCACGGTCGCGGCCCGCCATCTGGCACGCCGCATCCTGCGCGGGCCGCTGGATCTGCTCGCCGGCCACGACTACGCCGCATTGGCCAACGCATGCGATGCCGACGTAGCGGACATCTGCGAGGCGGTACGGCTGATCCTTTCCCTGCAGCCACGCCCGGGCGACAGCCTGCTGCCGGAAAACAATGCCACCGTGGTGCCGGATGTCAGTGCCTGGCACGCTGACGGACAGTGGCGGGTCGCCCTGAACACCCGTAGCAGCCGCCGCGTGAGCATCAACCGTGATTATGAACAGGCCTTGGCAGACTGCCCCGACGCCAGCCCGGCGATGCGCGAAATGCTGGCTGAAGCGCGCTGGCTGACCCGCGGGCTGTCGATGCGCCATGACACCCTGCTGCGCACGGCGCGGGTGATCGTGGAGCGCCAGGCCGCCTTCCTGACCCGTGGCGACGAAGCCATGGCACCGCTGACGCTGAAGGAAGTGGCCGATGCGATCGGCATGCACGAATCGACGATTTCGCGCATTACCACCGGAAAATACCTGCAGACCCCGCGCGGCACCTTCGAGTTGAAGCACTTCTTCGCGGTGCGCCTTGAAGGGGCCAGCGTGTCCGGCGCGGCCGTGAAAGCCATGGTGCGCCGCCTGATCGAGTCCGAACCGGCCGGCCGGCCGCTGGCCGATGAGGCGATCGCCGGACTGCTGGCGCGACAAGGGGTGAACATCGCACGCCGGACCGTTGCAAAATACCGGGAACAACTGGACATCGCTCCGGCCCGCGAACGCCGCCGGCAGACCGTCCGGCAACCGCTGATGGCCCGGACGGGCTGA